The segment TACCAAGTCATGAAACCACAGTTTCACGTTTTATTGATAAACACAATAAATcagttttctttattgtttaatatCGTAACACTGTACAGTATTTGGTTGTTTTCAATCTTGATATAAGTACATAAACCAACTGCTATTGGAACAGAAAAAAAATTCCATTCCTGACCTAGTATGAACAAATCAATAAACAGCACTACtagaatgttaataaaacataacaaaatgttaataatgaataaaacaatgttCTACATTTCCGAGCCTATATATGCATTATATGAGCTGCATCAAAGTTGATCAGAGACTGTAAATTAGATCTGATTAAATCACAATTTACATCTCAGCTGAGGTTGTTTCTTCTTAGGTTTTGGCGCACTGCAATAAAAATGAGCACTAGTGCttgataaataaatgtactttgttttttttattgtttgagaatattaatttcaatatatcaacgttatacattaaattaagaCCTGAAACAACTGAGGCATTACGTCAACTTCCACAACAGCATAACAAGCTTTGACATTATCGCACCgcgcttaaagggttaataacatcaccatttgttttgttatttacttattaatgattttgttataaatgaaCAAGTAATTAATTACGTTCTTAAACTGTTTACTTGACCAACTGTTACGGTGACTTACGTAAAtaggtaaaatttatatttatattttcatttatttactgaAAACTAAGTGCTCATTTACAGAAACAgtgttgtttgttatatttaaatactcaAGTAAgttgcaataaaaatttatttaataatcagaaagaaatttattttaaatcatatcaaCATGACAACTAGTTTTTATCAGAATCGACAGTTAGGGTATTGACGATTTGAAATTAGTATTGCATAATCTTGCGTACAAACTCTCagtaaaagttttgtttacaatgttgaaccaaaattttgaaaatgttactgaACGGTATTGGTAAATAACTAACAATCATGAATAAATACTAAGTATTAACATCAGATTTATTCTTCCCCAAACAAACAGACCAACTCATTCAAAAAGCCGCCACTAGAATTTTATAGACCTATCCATACATCGTGCTGCCATCTGACAGATTGTTAGAGAACTATTTCAATTCCAAATAGACTCCAAACTTTCTCCATTGATATTCAACAATATCACGTTCTACAATGCGCCAAATATTGACTTTTATCAAGTCAACTTTATTGAAAAAGGTATCAAAACAACATTTCAACTGGACTGTAAGTAACTTTCGTTACTGCATAAGGTATCATgatataataaaatctataatgtaaacatttactagaaatagaaatgaaatgaatACCATCAATTTACACACAGACTGTTGCAGAATTACAGTAAGTCACACTATGTACATATCTGACAGCTGCAATGTGGGCAGGTGAGAATTAGTATAAAATTTGCCCTTATTGACCCTTACACTGTCAATGTGAAATGGTAGGGATTCCAAGTCCACAAGTCCCTTTAATATCAGAAATAACAGTGAAAAGGTTTTATCATGAGATTCAATAACTAAGATCGTTTGTACCTTCTAAGGACTAAGTTTTGAAAGtacaaaaacaacacattatATTATACAACGGTAAAAGATGTTACTTATAACTTCATACAAAATTTGCATACAAGTGAggcatatattattttatatcaatataaaaaatagattgcaaaactgaaaattaaacaTTGCGCCTTAGCTTTCATGTGCACTGTgactaatttaaaaacaacattaatcactgaaaaatttaatgatattaatatttttatttaaatataaattctgtttTGATACCTgatttttattcaattgttttggATAGTAagatataactttataaataatataaaaaacataaaactgatCTTAATAGGAGAGTACTGAAAGTAAATTTAAGTTagtaaatatgtatttctttgtttttttattctttgttaaaactgtatgaaataaTCTTAGTAAAATTTTATGTAGAAAATGTTAAGAAGTCTAAGAATAAACACTTCTTCAatagtaagatatattttttttaatatttgctattgttactattttattattacaacatacCCATATTTATAAAGTGTTGGtcacattaaacaatattaaaataataaaaggaagtaaacatcaaaacaaaaatattggaggaaaaatattgctaaaaatatCATTAGGGCAATTGCATATGTGCAATGAAATAGCAGCgacatgtaaaataaatttgcccgaaaattatttttacatataggtctatgtatgtataaaatggATCAAATAGTACAAGGCCATATTGGGTGTGGCAAATGGACGGATATTAATGGTTAGTAAAACttatcaataaaacataaaataattattctgagatcttaaactaaaatacatCATCCAAAATCGCATCCaagatatataaaaatgcaaattgtACATATACAACAgtacaattcaaaaattatttttgaatttaggtCCAAGCATTTAATTGTACGCAATTTCCAAGTTGTATGAGAATGTATATGTTTCGTCAAAGGACGGACATTAATGGTAAGTAAaacttatcaataaaatatacaataattattctaTGCTAAAATACAATTGCAGTTaaggtatgtaaaaatgtaaatcattTGTTGCAAATTATCTGTACAAGTTTgttcagaaattatttttaaatttagacccACGCAATTAATTATACAGAATGTTTTAAGTTGTATGAGAATGTATTTGTTTGGTCAAGGGATGGATATTAATGGTAAGTAGAACTCATCAATAAGATATACAGTAACTATTCTGAGATATTATGgtaaaatacattaacatcatcgAAAATTGCAGTCGAGATATGTAAAAATGCAAATTGTACATATTAAAACTGTACAAttagtttgttcaaaaattatttttaaattaaaggacTACGCATTTAATTGTACAGAATGTATCAGGTTGTAGGAGGACGTATTTGTTTGGTCAATTGTCGGATATTAATGGCTATTAAAACTTATcactaaaatgtacaaaattattctGAGATACTTTGCTGAAATACAATAACAtgatacaaaattacagtaagatatgtaaaaattcaaattttacatattcaaattagataattaatatgttaaacaattatttttaaattgatgtcCATGCATTCAATTATATGGAGTGTTTCAAGTCGAATGACATATTTGTTTGGTTAATGGACGGACATTAAtggtatcttttaaattaaatatataacaattatattgaaaCACTAACTTAAAATACCATAAAgcaaaaagttatataaaaaccctaattgtaaaaaatactacaGAAAAACTTAAACTAGATATGGACGGCAAATGTATGTGCagtaatgcaaaatatattatccgttaaaacaaattgtatccattataattatattgagaTACTATGTTAAAATACCActaggtaaaaattataaaaaaaccaattgtataaaatactgtacaaaatatgttatacCAGATATGGACGGCAAATGTGCGTGCAGTAATGCATAAGCATttgatacagcctaagtactaatgtaaatgaagatttaaaatcTATTCAAGTATGAAAGAACGATGTCACTTAAATTCTATTATAACTGCATCTGGTTGTAGTTGATTGGAATGGACATGATGTTGAGAAGTGTACTATCCACTTCAGAGTCTGAATGGGAACGACATGAATATGACGAAGGCCGCTACGGTTGTAATCACAATGACACTAGCTCTGTTTGCACTAGAACCCgtctgaaattacaaaaaatattactcaatTTTAGAACGGTTTTAAGAACggcagttacattttaaaaagcaactatATTATATACGCTTAACTGAACCAAGCATCGTCTGATTACTTAATCTGCAAAGCTAATTTCTTTGCTGGCGTTGCATTTAACAACTGAACAAAGCAAGTtgtttgtgttttgattttgtaaaactaataaagccaacacaataataattatttatttgtaataataaataattacaacttttcattcaatatgatatcaaaaccccgatatttgtatatttcttcaGATATAACGATAATATTGGATAACttatatcgatatcaatatagaaaatatcgaaacgataatatcgatatatattgatatcgataaTATCGCAACATCCCTATCTATACGGGCCAGTTTAGGTTATGTTCGTTTGTTTAGTATACGAGTTAAATATAAACCTCAGACAGGCTTGTTACAGAGTTGTAAAtgaatctttattaaattttaaacattttaacaaattatatctgGCCAAAATTTGACATCTTGTAAAGAATAATCGTGTAAAGCAGTCTAATGGTCATGTTAATGTAAGTTATGTTGATATTTGTTAGCAATTgtatatagttaatattatttttataaaacattggttattttatttatccCTTCCTGTTCCCTTCCCTTTAATGATGGAGTGCCTTTAGACGAATTAGTGTTGCCTACATTGCCTTTGGATATAAATTTCTTACCAAAATCAAATATGgtgataaatatttaacaatagtgTAACATCAATGTATAATTGTGTTTTGAAATatgtatctttatatatatatatatatttcttttgtgcgtgtgtatgtcactgaactcctcctaaacgactggaccgattttgacaaaatgttttgtgtgtgttaaaggggattcgagaatggtttagctTTAAAACTCtctcaaatttaaattgtttatttaatgaatgttttatttataaattgttgtcgatttttgaatgttttacctTCAATCCGGTAGACTGCAATaagacacgtaatacaaagtgaactgatacttaacagctgttaatactttcagctgaagttcatcatcatttgtttacatttaaaatttagaacatttttactgtaaagtgcttgatcagtagtgtaatgcagattgcatagaagaaggtattgcctaattttaaatttagattgcaccaatgatcaataaactatctaatgcaatgaaaattctattaaacgctgttataaaaaccacctaaTTGTACAAAGCcatgaatgtttgcacataatcgaataacaaataataatcgaataataatcaaattaatcgaatttggttagatcaaAGGTAAATAAAAAGGGCCGAAAGAAGatgctttatgatcgaaattggttttcgttgatacattttcttgatcggagcacaagacAAACTCCACAAtaacactggaaatatcttagagaaaaaattaattttatcacatcgaatttgattctttataacctaattggtttatcgagattcatccatataaattaattgtactgaataacttatcaacacctagcaaaaaccacacAAGATAGTGGCAGGAAATtaggtacataccttcataatgcgcccaagaggctcacgaaggaacgactatcaattatctcaggaatgtttagaatgtgatagaaaaagaatacgtgaatatagtgtactgttttttttttcaactggaaattgtgtgcgaagccatgggcaactgctagtaattaTCTAGAAACTTAAAAGCAAGTTAGCTCCTAAAACAGAAACGTTGTCCGTAAAATTTGTTAAGAAGCAATGATTTTGCTCACAGCAAGCGATCCACCATAGTTTCAAAATTACTGAATTTCTTGCCTGAACTTGATACCTATGAACTTCTTGACATGAAGACCTATCAATGGCCTAGATATCTGCCACAGGAGTCAAAGACTTATGGTACAGAGTAAATTCTGGATATATTAAACGTTATAGCAAATGCATTGCACTGGTGAATGTAGGTATATAAGAGTCACTCTGTAATTTTAGAGATATATGAAGAGTTTTTGTTCAATGGACTTTTGAAGTCAGATTTTCCATTGATTGAAACCACTCAGCCACATAACTTTTGCTATGGAGTCAAAATATTTACGAATCTCACCATGAATTTTGGTTCCAAAAGAAAAGCGACGATCATGCAAGTTCTAGATTGAAGAATTACCAGAAGTAACGAAAAATTCTAAAGTGTTTAGAGCATGTGATAAGAGGCATTGTGGTGCAAAATTAAACCCTTATTGTTCAAGTCTTGAACTTCTGGCAAACATTGTTCAATGTACGAACTTGCTACGTCAGTCCTCTGTTTCTCCAGCTTAATTGCCTTAACCAATCCCATATTCCTGAAGAGAACAGTGTACATTACTTTCTTCGCTGATTGCTGTTTCTTGACCATTGTGTTATTTGTTCATCTTTACCATCAATACGCAGTTTTCTCCTTGAGTTGAAAGATCATAAAATGGTTTGTATGACTCATCACTagtaaaaattttggaaatattcttATGACCACCATTACTAAGCAGTTGGATAGTCTACTGGCTGATTCTCACACATACACTTTTTAGCACATCCGTCAAATCGtgatacaaaaattgaaaaagattttctGACTTTTAAAAAGTCATGCAATATTATTCTTGGATGTAATCCAAAGGGAAgcttcaataatttaataagtgtACTGTCTGTTCTCTTAGATCATAACGCGCACTCAACATTCTCTTGAGTAACAGCGTAATGCAGCCTACCTGAACGTTTGTCGACTTGAAGAGAATTACGGCCCTTCAAAACTCTGAATACCACAGAAAAACAGTAGCACGGAATCAAAGATGCAGAACCAAAAGCAATTTTAAGACGTTTGACACAATTCTCTTGAGATAAATGGCCTTTAAAATTATAGCCCGAAAATACTCTTTCAATAACTCTATGACTTCACAAAATTTCACAAAGCTGTAAAGAAAACACTACATCTACATTTGCACTTTTTCTCGTAGACCTAATCTATTCATGAGATGCAAACACAGTTTATAAAGTACAAAGGCTATAAATGAGTTCTGAATAAGTGAAACTTCATTTAGAATAAGAgagcagaaaaataattttccttcataaaaacaaatcttatatacttgaatgtaatttaatttttaaaataaaaaaaattacttacagtatatatttttttagttaacacATAAGAAATAGCAGAATTATTCCACTACAAAACAATGTCAATTGAAAGAGAAAACTAAAcaacatacaaacaaaaaaagttttgattaatatttaaaaaaactgtaaaagttatataatagcAACTTCATTTGAGTAATTCACATTATAATTAACATTGGCAAAgatgcaattttttttttctttactttaaaaaatgtataactctgCTCAAGTCAATATCAGAGTTGAAAATCCTATAATACTTTAgtatcatatatatttacatactgtGCAAAAATCAGAATTTTATACAATGTTCCACCAGAGATATATAGGactaaaacttgaaaaaattttgattttttaaaatcataaaaatgaggTAACAGTTTCAAagctaaaaatctattttatgttaataagCTATGAGATCTAACTAAACTAGTTTGAACTATGATAAATCAACACTGCTTTGTTTTTAAGCTTCTAAAATGTTAGCTAATAAAATGAGGCTATTTCGGGGATAACAATTTTTACCGCAAACAATACAGATGTCAGCGTTTTGTTATGCAACGTCCACATATACAGACATTGACATTAATCGTTAACCTTCTCCTAATATTTCGCACAGAAGAAAAGAAACCGTCATTACTAATGTCAATTCCCTCTGCCTGTATGataattgaaatgattttttatattgacaGAATTTTAAAACAGCTATTccctaatttataattttaatttgacaccTTCTGTCCTCAGTTGTACACAGAATCTTCCtacctatttaatttttctattctataacAACCATATAGTAGTATATTAGTAGTTCATGTCCGATTTACTCACAATGACATAGTAATTGCAGCGGTCTCCGGCGCAGCATTCGGCGCATTGCCAGTCCTGGTACCAGATGTGAGTGCAAGTACCCATGTAGTTGCGTCTCGTGTGCACACATTCCTTCTTTGTGGCGCAGCGCTTTGAAATGTAGTATTGTTTCTTGGCTCCCTGTGACCAATACGGCTGGGCTGTTGAAAATAACTTCGGATTAAAGCGAAATCCAGTTAAATATAACTAAGGTACATCTAAAATTGTTGGATTTGTTAAACAAGAAGCTTAAAAAGGAAGGTTGCCACCATGACATTTTTTGCACCATAAAGATTTGTCACCATGGTAATGCAGATCGGTTTCACGTTAGGAAAAACACTTTTAAGTCAGTTAAAgacattttactttaattttcctttttgtaaaacaataaacattgttattgaaatgataaaatttttgtACTGTACAAAACAAGTACAGAAGCATAAAAAACGTACGGTGAAGGAAGAAAGATTTTGTGATTAGCTTATTGTACCATATTAGATTGTAAAGCTTCTAAactaaaatagaattaatttatttaatagtaaaaataaattctacaaaaataataatttaatgatttagaCACCTAACATAGAAGCATCAAATTTATAAGCCTATTTCAATAAATGGTATATGATACAcaccattatttattattgactttcttcatatatttacttaattattggTAACTGGAATTcgttattatttgaatatttacgaAAATCACTACTTACTTCCCCACTTTATTTCAGAAAGGCACATGTCTTCGTCAGGGTTGCAGGTTTTGATAGTTTTAAGGCACTTCCCATTGTTGTCGTCTTGATTCTCGCACACATAACATTCCATGGAATAACCTGTAagattataaattagtttttgttacTCCAAGATCgcatattttacatacattgtttaaaaatccAGTATTTCTAGTGTTTGGTGTTAGGTTTTCTCTGAAAGGAAATTCCTTTACTGCCTGAGAGTTGAATAGATAAGGGTAGAGTTGCAAATCTTAGTGGGGCTGTGAACACTCACCACTAATACGCTCTGAAGCTCATCCACCATTTTGAGTGTTTAATACTAGAGTTCTAACTGGCCTGGCCTTTGCAATTAACTCTTCAGACCAAGCCCATATTATTCAAGAGGCAAAAGAACAACCTACTCTAAGATTAGAAAGAATAGATATCTAATCACAAACTAACTATTGAAAATACAACAATGAGagttacaataacattttgtatattttcacttTTAACAGGTCACTGTTATTGGTGACTTGTTAAATTGTGTTCCTATTAAGACCAAATTTCTAAACAAGATGAATATATGTGCAATGTTTTTGAATACGTTATTTTAGAATTATGGAAAAGtcattaaattaccatcttaactttatTCTTCACTGAGCAGTTCAAAAAAATTTAGCATTGGTCTTGTTAGGGAACTCTTAAAATCAGTACTTTGTTATTTTCCGGAAGccaatatttttggaagagtttttcttctataataactacattattagaaCGAACAAACTATATGACTTACTGAGACAATTACATGTCATTACGATGGTTCTTATTTCTGCCTGCCAAAAAAGAACGATGTCaggaaggaggccactctgtccctatctactacttgttattaggctatgtaagtaaataaataagtatgtaggtataaaaaatataaaaaattaatgagcACTCAagtgatctgagtttgaatttgagtactatcttgagggatttTTATTGTTAGAAGTGCGTGTTGGTGCCAGAAGCCCTCGCAGCCACACTGATGGCCTGGGGCATATCTTATTTGTACTTTCCCGATCCCAAACATCCAAGATGGTCCTTGTGATCTAACGTCAGAAAAGTTGACTGTTCTAGGATATAATCTGAGGTCGGGAAAAGTACCGATGAAAAATGCCCCTGCCCATCGACGGGCTTCTGgcagaaaaagtaaaatatctcAAGATAATTCATGTAAACTACAAGGCAATACTGCCTTGCAATCTACGCAGagtggtattttatttaagtaggttGTACATACACACAGTTCATTTTAGGTTAGTTTTGCTCATTCATTAAATTAATGACAGTTAACTTAtggttatgtattttaaattatttaatacgcTTGAATAAAGttcaatttagttttgtttacataattttttaatttacttttatctaTACCAGTAGGACTTTCAAGATTCACGTTATTAACCTACTGCAATCGGCcttctaaatataacaatttaatttaagaaataagtgGGTGAAAATGATGAACAAGTCGTAGAATATGAAAAGTGGTactacttttcttgcaagatagGAAATTACGGTTAGCCTAAAtgaatttacaacatttacatcCCCTGTCAAGTTGTTCCCAAGCTCGCAGTAATGTCTGGAGGCATTTTGTGATCATACACTCTAGAATTTGATCTTTGAGTGGTATCTACAAGTTAATCTTAAGGAATGTTTTCTTTCGTTACCATCGGCATGATCCCTAACGCGTTGATGGATGAAGACAACTACGTCAGCCCAATATGAACTGTTATTCtcataagttttttataataccCACCTACGTGGGTATACCCACGTACGGTAACGTTTTACATTTTGTTAAGCCAAAACGTCATGAATTCACTATTTACGTATTGTATCCAAAGACAGCTTGACCCAGCTGACTTCAGTAATGACCAATTGATATGACAGTTCACAACCACAAGATGCACACTGCAGGTGTAAAACAAAGAATTGCTTGCCACCAGAAAAGTGgttccatttttaatattctgcaacacttttatgtttttatctccatcccttttattgttttgttcggCAGAAAAATTACATTAGGTTAATATTTTCAGGGCCATCGCCCATTTTTAAGGTGTGCTAAAAGAGCCAACATCCGTTTAAACGAACATCATATATGAAAAGAAATCAAAATCATTCAATCAAAATAGAGTATAACTTTTGTAATACTCTTGTATTTAATAAGccttaatgtttatttgtttgcattatttagttctcattttatattaaaacacatgaCCAGTACACATAGTTTGTTTATGAATTACAACTAGATTGTGAAGTATtgcaactaaacatttttcaaataatcaagtgtaaaagttgatttaggccTATTAATAGAGTTTTGATTTTATATACCATGATAAATGTCAGTGAAAAGCATAACACCATTTACAGTTGTCAGGAGTTTTTCAACAGTGCATCAAAGtgagggtagggtacgataagcggacccggttattTATAtaatcgaagaatgtaatcatcgatacctaatattcgaatctcaaatcctagactatcaatcgatataaaagtaactatagtcctcaataacaatcatatgttttaaattaataaacgaatttaatatttacagtgatcaaacaaattattataaccaaaattatgaaaactgaagacgactatATTTGCTCCCCTcgcagttacagttgtttcttttccacaaatttAACATAATGGTTTTTTCGGTAGGcctactttgggattataccgaccacaccagcatgaataacacaaaaatataaatttatagaaacaaacatgataaaacgaaaaaaacaactctttaattacaaaattacaaacttacaatgattatttgttaattgttaatggggtcagattccgttatatgtccccaacgcttaaacttttttcaatgaacttagaacgttataaaacgatgtagttgagtaacagaactaacattccatcaatcaacaagcatttccaggtattgtgatcggtattgttgtcgctgttatcttatctttctcgagaatcccgattacggcaggccgtgcagcatcacatgattatttaagtttttgcacggtacataatcgcctttttcattacaattcaatttatatttctgatcagcccctctaaaatttgatataattactgataggtactatctcgagggataggtttttcttttgttgacatcagcaCGGGGCTTCGGTGGTGCTGCCCCGCGGAGAcgttaaaaagggggtttttaaacccctttttttttttaaaaatgtaggggtttttggggggaaaGGTGGGGGgggatttaattttttctttttatttggcCCCTTTTTAGGGGGGGTTtcgtaaaatttttgtttttattctttgttttaaattttttttaaaaaagttttttttttgttggggtTGGGGTTTaaacccgtttttttttttttttataaattttaaattttttttggggggtttttttttttttccgtttttttgtgccctttttttttttgtttttttttttggttttatgtttttggtttttttttttttggtttttttgtttgttttttttttttttttgggggtttttatttttgtttgttaaaaaggTCCCTtatcccctttttttttaattattttaaaaaaatttttaaaaaaattttttttgttattttttttaaatttttttttgtgtttttgtctattttttttaaggtgggggtttaaaaaaatttttttttttttgttttttgggtttaatttttttttatttttttaaatatggtgctttttttttttttttttaagggcccctttttttgtaaaaaaaatacttggttggggaaaaatttttttttttttggttttgtgggaatttttttaaaaaagttaaatttttttaatttttaaaaaaagggtttttttttaaaaatttttattttttggaagaataattttaaaattttttttttaattgtttggggagaaaagaaatattaaaatcaaatttaaaaaatttttttttgtgtttttttttttttctttttaaaaaaaaaaaccccttaaatttttaaatgtttgtattgttCAAAAAGttccttttgtttttttggttttattttttttgagtaattatttttgtttttgtttttggattatttttttggaaaaaccaaAAATCCCCCaaggtatttttttttaggtttttgtttagtttgtaaaaatttaaaaaa is part of the Homalodisca vitripennis isolate AUS2020 chromosome 8, UT_GWSS_2.1, whole genome shotgun sequence genome and harbors:
- the LOC124367963 gene encoding uncharacterized protein LOC124367963, whose product is MECYVCENQDDNNGKCLKTIKTCNPDEDMCLSEIKWGTQPYWSQGAKKQYYISKRCATKKECVHTRRNYMGTCTHIWYQDWQCAECCAGDRCNYYVITGSSANRASVIVITTVAAFVIFMSFPFRL